The genomic segment TTTTTCGGCAAGTTGTGCTGCGGTAGCCGGGGCGTCGAGAAGCGTGCGGAGGATGGTTCCCCGCACCGGATGTGCCAGCGCGGTAAGGCGTGTCATGGGATCGTCCCAGCTGCTGGTGAGGAAGAAGTCGGTGGGGCGAGTCCACTGGTACATGGCTTCTTGCTCGCTGGTGGTGACGTGACCTGCGAACATGACGGCACCGGTGTTGTCGGCAGTGTTGTTTCGCGATGACAGTTCGGTGAGTGCCCAGTAGGTATCGGCATCGTTGTCTACCTGCTTGGTTCCGGTTGGTGTGGTCGCCGTTTCTTTAGGTACGTGTTCTTCCAACGCGGCAAGCCGCGCCTCAATCGTGGTGAGCCTGCGGTCTAGTTCTTGCTCGCGTTGCGAGGGCAGTTGCGAAGGCGGCTGTTCGCTGGTCGGAGGTTTCATCGAGTCCATAGTTTTAAAATACTAAAATAATGGAATAGTGCAAGCAGGTGGTCGCGCAATGGCTACCGGCAGCCTGCTTTCAACTTGCCTTTTCCCACGTAACGGGCTTATTCTGTTAGGCCCATATGGCTCCAATGGGTAGGACCACAAGGCAATTCAGAAAGGATCACAGGTAGTGCGAGTTTTGGCGGCGATGAGCGGCGGCGTGGATTCCGCAGTGGCGGCGGCGCGCGCGGTGAAAGCCGGTCATGAGGTGGTGGGGGTGCATTTGGCGTTGTCGCGGGATCCGCAGGCCGTGCGTGAATCCTCGCGCGGATGCTGCTCGCTGGAAGATTCCGCCGATGCTCGCCGCGTGTGCGACAAACTGGGCATTCCCTTTTATGTCTGGGACTTTTCGGACCGGTTCAAGGAGGATGTGATTGATGATTTCATTGATTCCTATGCCATCGGCGAAACCCCCAACCCTTGCCTGCGCTGCAACGAGAAAATCAAGTTTCGAGCCTTGCTAGAACGGGGTGTGGCGCTGGGTTTCGACGCCGTGGCTACCGGGCACTACGCGCGGCTCACCCAACCCGTTGACGGTGGCGATGGGTACCTCCGCCGCGCCATTGATCCAGATAAAGACCAGTCCTACGTGCTCGGGGTGCTGGGCGCGGAGGAGATCAAGCGGTGCATGTTCCCAGTGGGCGACACCAAGAAGCCTCAGATCCGTGAAGAAGCCGCTGAGATGGGCTTTTCCGTGGCCAAGAAGCCGGATTCCTACGATATTTGCTTCATTCCCGATGGCAACACCCAGGCGTTTTTGGGTAAGCACATTGGCGTGCGTCCGGGACTGATCGTGGATCAGGAAGGAACACCCCTCCGGGAACATCAAGGCGTGCATGAGTTCACTATCGGCCAGCGAAAAGGGCTTGACCTGCGCAATCCCGCGGACGATGGGCGTCCCCGCTACGTCACCGATATCAACGCGCAGACGGGAGTGGTGACCGTTGGTCCGCGCGAAAACCTGGCCGTCACAACAATTCATGCTGATCGCCTCAAGTTCCTGCACCCGGCCATGGAGGGAGAGGTGGAATGCGAGGTGCAGGTCCGTGCCCATGGTAGCGTCGTTCCGTGTCACGCCCGCATCGACAAGGACAACGACCGCATGGAACTGTCCCTGCACACTCCGCTTCAGGGTGTGGCGCGTGGTCAAGCAGCTGTCCTGTATTTGCCCGATCCTGATGGAGATATTGTGCTGGGTTCCGGCACGATCTGCGGGACGGCCCACTCATGACCGTCAACTTTTACGGACTGGGCGAGCTGCCCGGGGCGTCGATAATCGCCGCCGCCGACATAGTTGCGGGTGAAACCGGTGACCTGCGGCAACTACCCATTCTTCCCGCTCGCGGGGTGGACGTGGTGGGGCTCACCACCGGGATACTGCCCGGAATTAACGTGGATGCGGGGCCGCGAAGTTGGGTGCTCAGCACTCGCCCGCAGCTGCGCACTCGCCGCATATGGGATCGGGTAGAGGCAGATCTAGACCAGTGCGAACAGGCATGGGGTACGCGTATCGACGCCGTGAAAGTCCAGGTCGCAGGCCCGTGGACGCTGTCAGCATCCATCGAACTGAGCAACGGACATCGCGCACTCACCGACACCGGTGCCCTGCGTGACCTCACGGAATCTCTGATCGCCGGAATCCAGGAGTACAGCGCCGATGTGCGAGCGCGCTTTGACACCGAGGTGTATGTGCAGCTAGACGAACCACTACTTGCGCAGGTTCGTGATGGTTCCCTGCCCGGAACATCTCAATTTGATGAGATTCCTTCCATCAACGATGCC from the Corynebacterium durum genome contains:
- a CDS encoding winged helix-turn-helix domain-containing protein, with the translated sequence MKPPTSEQPPSQLPSQREQELDRRLTTIEARLAALEEHVPKETATTPTGTKQVDNDADTYWALTELSSRNNTADNTGAVMFAGHVTTSEQEAMYQWTRPTDFFLTSSWDDPMTRLTALAHPVRGTILRTLLDAPATAAQLAEKNVVTSTGTAYHHLNALMAAGWISKKPTGDFSIRVSRIVPLLTILACCEDH
- the mnmA gene encoding tRNA 2-thiouridine(34) synthase MnmA, with product MRVLAAMSGGVDSAVAAARAVKAGHEVVGVHLALSRDPQAVRESSRGCCSLEDSADARRVCDKLGIPFYVWDFSDRFKEDVIDDFIDSYAIGETPNPCLRCNEKIKFRALLERGVALGFDAVATGHYARLTQPVDGGDGYLRRAIDPDKDQSYVLGVLGAEEIKRCMFPVGDTKKPQIREEAAEMGFSVAKKPDSYDICFIPDGNTQAFLGKHIGVRPGLIVDQEGTPLREHQGVHEFTIGQRKGLDLRNPADDGRPRYVTDINAQTGVVTVGPRENLAVTTIHADRLKFLHPAMEGEVECEVQVRAHGSVVPCHARIDKDNDRMELSLHTPLQGVARGQAAVLYLPDPDGDIVLGSGTICGTAHS